In Dunckerocampus dactyliophorus isolate RoL2022-P2 chromosome 14, RoL_Ddac_1.1, whole genome shotgun sequence, one DNA window encodes the following:
- the abcg5 gene encoding ATP-binding cassette sub-family G member 5 isoform X2, protein MNRLYSVQLDQVSQETEPKESFKFVSEVMKDGEEERLEPCCCLSVSKMSYSVSERVGPWWDLPSHRKRWTRQILNDVSFHVDSGQIMGILGNSGSGKTTLLDAISGRIGNSGTLSGEVFVNGRKLAREQYQDCFSYVLQVSAVMAELSLSHVAHSVIGGRIFPGISGGERRRVSIASQLLQDPRVILLDEPTTGLDSMTANQIVVLLAELARRNRIVIVTIHQPRSELFRVFSRIAVMSRGELVFCGQPEEMVDFFSQCGYECPEYCNPFDIYVDLTSVDTRSSEREAATFSRMHEITCSYQMSAIFQSMVGKMTQSLQRQDKAAIPFKSKESPSGAAKLGVLLRRTMRNLSRDRMGVIMRLSQNLIYGLFVAFFVMHLDMDVAKGAVQDRIGIIYQSVGASPYTGMLNAVALFPALRAIGDQESQDGLYSKWQMFLAYIFHILPFSILSIFIFTSFLYWTVGMHPETWRFLCFTAVVMVPHIIGELLTVVLLGVVQDPNMVNTGMALLNIAGILVGSGFLRSMAQMPTVFQWLSYLTYQKYSCELLIVTEFHGLHFTCNHSRPFPGDCLITQGDQIIDEGYPGAVSRYTLDFVLLYAFLPALLLLGMVSFKIRDRLVLH, encoded by the exons ATGAACAGACTCTACTCGGTGCAGCTGGACCAGGTCAGCCAAGAGACTGAGCCCAAAGAGTCCTTCAAGTTTGTGTCTGAGGTGATGAAAGATGGCGAAGAAGAGAGGCTGGAGCCTTGCTGCTGCCTCAGTGTCAGCAAGATGTCCTACTCTGTCAG tgAGCGCGTGGGGCCCTGGTGGGACTTGCCCTCCCACAGGAAGAGATGGACTCGTCAGATCCTTAACGACGTCTCCTTCCATGTGGACAGCGGGCAGATTATGGGCATCCTGGGCAACTCGG GTTCCGGAAAGACCACATTGTTAGACGCCATCTCGGGAAGGATCGGAAACTCTGGGACACTGTCGGGCGAAGTATTTGTTAACGGAAGGAAACTAGCAAGAGAACAGTACCAGGACTGCTTCTCTTATGTGCTGCAG GTGTCTGCGGTGATGGCAGAGCTCAGTTTGAGTCACGTGGCCCACAGTGTCATCGGTGGCCGGATATTCCCAGGAATCTCTGGAGGCGAGAGGAGGAGGGTCTCCATCGCCAGCCAGCTCCTTCAAGACCCCC GGGTGATCCTATTGGACGAGCCCACCACGGGACTGGACAGCATGACGGCCAATCAGATCGTGGTGCTGCTGGCGGAGCTGGCCCGCAGGAACCGCATCGTCATTGTCACTATCCACCAACCTCGCTCCGAACTTTTCAgg GTGTTCAGCAGGATTGCTGTGATGAGTCGTGGCGAGTTAGTCTTCTGTGGACAACCAGAGGAGATGGTGGACTTCTTCAGCCAGTGTGGATACGAGTGTCCCGAATACTGCAACCCCTTTGACATCTATG TGGACTTAACCTCGGTGGACACACGCAGCAGCGAACGCGAGGCCGCCACCTTCAGTCGCATGCACGAGATCACGTGCTCCTACCAGATGTCGGCCATCTTCCAGAGTATGGTTGGGAAGATGACGCAGAGCCTGCAGAGGCAAGACAAGGCCGCCATTCCTTTTAAGAGCAAAGAGTCGCCCAGCGGTGCCGCCAAGCTGGGTGTGCTGCTCAG GCGGACCATGCGGAACCTGTCCAGAGACCGTATGGGGGTCATCATGCGTCTGTCCCAGAATCTGATCTATGGCCTCTTTGTGGCCTTCTTCGTCATGCATCTGGACATGGACGTCGCTAAGGGGGCCGTGCAGGACCGCATCGGCATCATCTACCAGAGCGTCGGAGCCTCGCCGTACACAGGAATGCTGAACGCCGTCGCTCTCT TTCCTGCCCTGAGAGCCATTGGTGACCAGGAGAGTCAGGATGGCTTGTACAGTAAATGGCAGATGTTCCTGGCTTACATCTTCCACATCCTGCCCTTCAGcatcctcagcatcttcatcttcacCTCCTTCCTCTACTG GACTGTGGGGATGCACCCGGAGACTTGGCGCTTCCTGTGTTTTACTGCAGTGGTCATGGTTCCTCACATTATTG GTGAGCTGCTGACTGTGGTTCTGTTGGGAGTGGTCCAAGACCCAAACATGGTGAACACTGGAATGGCTCTGCTCAACATAGCAGGGATCCTAGTGGGCTCTGGATTCCTGCG AAGTATGGCGCAGATGCCGACTGTGTTCCAGTGGCTGAGCTACTTGACGTACCAGAAGTACAGCTGTGAGCTCCTCATCGTCACAGAGTTCCACGGACTTCACTTCACATGCA ATCATTCCAGACCATTCCCAGGAGACTGTCTCATCACTCAAGGCGATCAGATCATCGATGAAGGCTACCCCGGCGCTGTGTCCCGCTACACTCTGGACTTTGTCCTACTGTATGCCTTTCTTCCCGCACTACTGCTGCTGGGCATGGTCAGCTTCAAGATCAGAGACCGGCTGGTGCTCCACTGA
- the abcg5 gene encoding ATP-binding cassette sub-family G member 5 isoform X1 → MNRLYSVQLDQVSQETEPKESFKFVSEVMKDGEEERLEPCCCLSVSKMSYSVSERVGPWWDLPSHRKRWTRQILNDVSFHVDSGQIMGILGNSGSGKTTLLDAISGRIGNSGTLSGEVFVNGRKLAREQYQDCFSYVLQSDNLLSYLTVEETLTYTAQLALKKHSAKAIHKKVSAVMAELSLSHVAHSVIGGRIFPGISGGERRRVSIASQLLQDPRVILLDEPTTGLDSMTANQIVVLLAELARRNRIVIVTIHQPRSELFRVFSRIAVMSRGELVFCGQPEEMVDFFSQCGYECPEYCNPFDIYVDLTSVDTRSSEREAATFSRMHEITCSYQMSAIFQSMVGKMTQSLQRQDKAAIPFKSKESPSGAAKLGVLLRRTMRNLSRDRMGVIMRLSQNLIYGLFVAFFVMHLDMDVAKGAVQDRIGIIYQSVGASPYTGMLNAVALFPALRAIGDQESQDGLYSKWQMFLAYIFHILPFSILSIFIFTSFLYWTVGMHPETWRFLCFTAVVMVPHIIGELLTVVLLGVVQDPNMVNTGMALLNIAGILVGSGFLRSMAQMPTVFQWLSYLTYQKYSCELLIVTEFHGLHFTCNHSRPFPGDCLITQGDQIIDEGYPGAVSRYTLDFVLLYAFLPALLLLGMVSFKIRDRLVLH, encoded by the exons ATGAACAGACTCTACTCGGTGCAGCTGGACCAGGTCAGCCAAGAGACTGAGCCCAAAGAGTCCTTCAAGTTTGTGTCTGAGGTGATGAAAGATGGCGAAGAAGAGAGGCTGGAGCCTTGCTGCTGCCTCAGTGTCAGCAAGATGTCCTACTCTGTCAG tgAGCGCGTGGGGCCCTGGTGGGACTTGCCCTCCCACAGGAAGAGATGGACTCGTCAGATCCTTAACGACGTCTCCTTCCATGTGGACAGCGGGCAGATTATGGGCATCCTGGGCAACTCGG GTTCCGGAAAGACCACATTGTTAGACGCCATCTCGGGAAGGATCGGAAACTCTGGGACACTGTCGGGCGAAGTATTTGTTAACGGAAGGAAACTAGCAAGAGAACAGTACCAGGACTGCTTCTCTTATGTGCTGCAG AGTGACAACCTGCTGAGTTATCTGACTGTAGAGGAGACTTTGACCTACACGGCCCAGCTGGCTCTCAAAAAACACTCTGCTAAAGCCATACACAAGAAG GTGTCTGCGGTGATGGCAGAGCTCAGTTTGAGTCACGTGGCCCACAGTGTCATCGGTGGCCGGATATTCCCAGGAATCTCTGGAGGCGAGAGGAGGAGGGTCTCCATCGCCAGCCAGCTCCTTCAAGACCCCC GGGTGATCCTATTGGACGAGCCCACCACGGGACTGGACAGCATGACGGCCAATCAGATCGTGGTGCTGCTGGCGGAGCTGGCCCGCAGGAACCGCATCGTCATTGTCACTATCCACCAACCTCGCTCCGAACTTTTCAgg GTGTTCAGCAGGATTGCTGTGATGAGTCGTGGCGAGTTAGTCTTCTGTGGACAACCAGAGGAGATGGTGGACTTCTTCAGCCAGTGTGGATACGAGTGTCCCGAATACTGCAACCCCTTTGACATCTATG TGGACTTAACCTCGGTGGACACACGCAGCAGCGAACGCGAGGCCGCCACCTTCAGTCGCATGCACGAGATCACGTGCTCCTACCAGATGTCGGCCATCTTCCAGAGTATGGTTGGGAAGATGACGCAGAGCCTGCAGAGGCAAGACAAGGCCGCCATTCCTTTTAAGAGCAAAGAGTCGCCCAGCGGTGCCGCCAAGCTGGGTGTGCTGCTCAG GCGGACCATGCGGAACCTGTCCAGAGACCGTATGGGGGTCATCATGCGTCTGTCCCAGAATCTGATCTATGGCCTCTTTGTGGCCTTCTTCGTCATGCATCTGGACATGGACGTCGCTAAGGGGGCCGTGCAGGACCGCATCGGCATCATCTACCAGAGCGTCGGAGCCTCGCCGTACACAGGAATGCTGAACGCCGTCGCTCTCT TTCCTGCCCTGAGAGCCATTGGTGACCAGGAGAGTCAGGATGGCTTGTACAGTAAATGGCAGATGTTCCTGGCTTACATCTTCCACATCCTGCCCTTCAGcatcctcagcatcttcatcttcacCTCCTTCCTCTACTG GACTGTGGGGATGCACCCGGAGACTTGGCGCTTCCTGTGTTTTACTGCAGTGGTCATGGTTCCTCACATTATTG GTGAGCTGCTGACTGTGGTTCTGTTGGGAGTGGTCCAAGACCCAAACATGGTGAACACTGGAATGGCTCTGCTCAACATAGCAGGGATCCTAGTGGGCTCTGGATTCCTGCG AAGTATGGCGCAGATGCCGACTGTGTTCCAGTGGCTGAGCTACTTGACGTACCAGAAGTACAGCTGTGAGCTCCTCATCGTCACAGAGTTCCACGGACTTCACTTCACATGCA ATCATTCCAGACCATTCCCAGGAGACTGTCTCATCACTCAAGGCGATCAGATCATCGATGAAGGCTACCCCGGCGCTGTGTCCCGCTACACTCTGGACTTTGTCCTACTGTATGCCTTTCTTCCCGCACTACTGCTGCTGGGCATGGTCAGCTTCAAGATCAGAGACCGGCTGGTGCTCCACTGA
- the abcg5 gene encoding ATP-binding cassette sub-family G member 5 isoform X3, with amino-acid sequence MNRLYSVQLDQVSQETEPKESFKFVSEVMKDGEEERLEPCCCLSVSKMSYSVSERVGPWWDLPSHRKRWTRQILNDVSFHVDSGQIMGILGNSGSGKTTLLDAISGRIGNSGTLSGEVFVNGRKLAREQYQDCFSYVLQSDNLLSYLTVEETLTYTAQLALKKHSAKAIHKKVSAVMAELSLSHVAHSVIGGRIFPGISGGERRRVSIASQLLQDPRVILLDEPTTGLDSMTANQIVVLLAELARRNRIVIVTIHQPRSELFRVFSRIAVMSRGELVFCGQPEEMVDFFSQCGYECPEYCNPFDIYVDLTSVDTRSSEREAATFSRMHEITCSYQMSAIFQSMVGKMTQSLQRQDKAAIPFKSKESPSGAAKLGVLLRRTMRNLSRDRMGVIMRLSQNLIYGLFVAFFVMHLDMDVAKGAVQDRIGIIYQSVGASPYTGMLNAVALFPALRAIGDQESQDGLYSKWQMFLAYIFHILPFSILSIFIFTSFLYWTVGMHPETWRFLCFTAVVMVPHIIGELLTVVLLGVVQDPNMVNTGMALLNIAGILVGSGFLRSMAQMPTVFQWLSYLTYQKYSCELLIVTEFHGLHFTCSKIFFTSRRTL; translated from the exons ATGAACAGACTCTACTCGGTGCAGCTGGACCAGGTCAGCCAAGAGACTGAGCCCAAAGAGTCCTTCAAGTTTGTGTCTGAGGTGATGAAAGATGGCGAAGAAGAGAGGCTGGAGCCTTGCTGCTGCCTCAGTGTCAGCAAGATGTCCTACTCTGTCAG tgAGCGCGTGGGGCCCTGGTGGGACTTGCCCTCCCACAGGAAGAGATGGACTCGTCAGATCCTTAACGACGTCTCCTTCCATGTGGACAGCGGGCAGATTATGGGCATCCTGGGCAACTCGG GTTCCGGAAAGACCACATTGTTAGACGCCATCTCGGGAAGGATCGGAAACTCTGGGACACTGTCGGGCGAAGTATTTGTTAACGGAAGGAAACTAGCAAGAGAACAGTACCAGGACTGCTTCTCTTATGTGCTGCAG AGTGACAACCTGCTGAGTTATCTGACTGTAGAGGAGACTTTGACCTACACGGCCCAGCTGGCTCTCAAAAAACACTCTGCTAAAGCCATACACAAGAAG GTGTCTGCGGTGATGGCAGAGCTCAGTTTGAGTCACGTGGCCCACAGTGTCATCGGTGGCCGGATATTCCCAGGAATCTCTGGAGGCGAGAGGAGGAGGGTCTCCATCGCCAGCCAGCTCCTTCAAGACCCCC GGGTGATCCTATTGGACGAGCCCACCACGGGACTGGACAGCATGACGGCCAATCAGATCGTGGTGCTGCTGGCGGAGCTGGCCCGCAGGAACCGCATCGTCATTGTCACTATCCACCAACCTCGCTCCGAACTTTTCAgg GTGTTCAGCAGGATTGCTGTGATGAGTCGTGGCGAGTTAGTCTTCTGTGGACAACCAGAGGAGATGGTGGACTTCTTCAGCCAGTGTGGATACGAGTGTCCCGAATACTGCAACCCCTTTGACATCTATG TGGACTTAACCTCGGTGGACACACGCAGCAGCGAACGCGAGGCCGCCACCTTCAGTCGCATGCACGAGATCACGTGCTCCTACCAGATGTCGGCCATCTTCCAGAGTATGGTTGGGAAGATGACGCAGAGCCTGCAGAGGCAAGACAAGGCCGCCATTCCTTTTAAGAGCAAAGAGTCGCCCAGCGGTGCCGCCAAGCTGGGTGTGCTGCTCAG GCGGACCATGCGGAACCTGTCCAGAGACCGTATGGGGGTCATCATGCGTCTGTCCCAGAATCTGATCTATGGCCTCTTTGTGGCCTTCTTCGTCATGCATCTGGACATGGACGTCGCTAAGGGGGCCGTGCAGGACCGCATCGGCATCATCTACCAGAGCGTCGGAGCCTCGCCGTACACAGGAATGCTGAACGCCGTCGCTCTCT TTCCTGCCCTGAGAGCCATTGGTGACCAGGAGAGTCAGGATGGCTTGTACAGTAAATGGCAGATGTTCCTGGCTTACATCTTCCACATCCTGCCCTTCAGcatcctcagcatcttcatcttcacCTCCTTCCTCTACTG GACTGTGGGGATGCACCCGGAGACTTGGCGCTTCCTGTGTTTTACTGCAGTGGTCATGGTTCCTCACATTATTG GTGAGCTGCTGACTGTGGTTCTGTTGGGAGTGGTCCAAGACCCAAACATGGTGAACACTGGAATGGCTCTGCTCAACATAGCAGGGATCCTAGTGGGCTCTGGATTCCTGCG AAGTATGGCGCAGATGCCGACTGTGTTCCAGTGGCTGAGCTACTTGACGTACCAGAAGTACAGCTGTGAGCTCCTCATCGTCACAGAGTTCCACGGACTTCACTTCACATGCAGTAAGATCTTCTTTACATCACGGAGAACACTTTGA
- the abcg5 gene encoding ATP-binding cassette sub-family G member 5 isoform X4, protein MNRLYSVQLDQVSQETEPKESFKFVSEVMKDGEEERLEPCCCLSVSKMSYSVSERVGPWWDLPSHRKRWTRQILNDVSFHVDSGQIMGILGNSGSGKTTLLDAISGRIGNSGTLSGEVFVNGRKLAREQYQDCFSYVLQSDNLLSYLTVEETLTYTAQLALKKHSAKAIHKKVSAVMAELSLSHVAHSVIGGRIFPGISGGERRRVSIASQLLQDPRVILLDEPTTGLDSMTANQIVVLLAELARRNRIVIVTIHQPRSELFRVFSRIAVMSRGELVFCGQPEEMVDFFSQCGYECPEYCNPFDIYVDLTSVDTRSSEREAATFSRMHEITCSYQMSAIFQSMVGKMTQSLQRQDKAAIPFKSKESPSGAAKLGVLLRRTMRNLSRDRMGVIMRLSQNLIYGLFVAFFVMHLDMDVAKGAVQDRIGIIYQSVGASPYTGMLNAVALFPALRAIGDQESQDGLYSKWQMFLAYIFHILPFSILSIFIFTSFLYW, encoded by the exons ATGAACAGACTCTACTCGGTGCAGCTGGACCAGGTCAGCCAAGAGACTGAGCCCAAAGAGTCCTTCAAGTTTGTGTCTGAGGTGATGAAAGATGGCGAAGAAGAGAGGCTGGAGCCTTGCTGCTGCCTCAGTGTCAGCAAGATGTCCTACTCTGTCAG tgAGCGCGTGGGGCCCTGGTGGGACTTGCCCTCCCACAGGAAGAGATGGACTCGTCAGATCCTTAACGACGTCTCCTTCCATGTGGACAGCGGGCAGATTATGGGCATCCTGGGCAACTCGG GTTCCGGAAAGACCACATTGTTAGACGCCATCTCGGGAAGGATCGGAAACTCTGGGACACTGTCGGGCGAAGTATTTGTTAACGGAAGGAAACTAGCAAGAGAACAGTACCAGGACTGCTTCTCTTATGTGCTGCAG AGTGACAACCTGCTGAGTTATCTGACTGTAGAGGAGACTTTGACCTACACGGCCCAGCTGGCTCTCAAAAAACACTCTGCTAAAGCCATACACAAGAAG GTGTCTGCGGTGATGGCAGAGCTCAGTTTGAGTCACGTGGCCCACAGTGTCATCGGTGGCCGGATATTCCCAGGAATCTCTGGAGGCGAGAGGAGGAGGGTCTCCATCGCCAGCCAGCTCCTTCAAGACCCCC GGGTGATCCTATTGGACGAGCCCACCACGGGACTGGACAGCATGACGGCCAATCAGATCGTGGTGCTGCTGGCGGAGCTGGCCCGCAGGAACCGCATCGTCATTGTCACTATCCACCAACCTCGCTCCGAACTTTTCAgg GTGTTCAGCAGGATTGCTGTGATGAGTCGTGGCGAGTTAGTCTTCTGTGGACAACCAGAGGAGATGGTGGACTTCTTCAGCCAGTGTGGATACGAGTGTCCCGAATACTGCAACCCCTTTGACATCTATG TGGACTTAACCTCGGTGGACACACGCAGCAGCGAACGCGAGGCCGCCACCTTCAGTCGCATGCACGAGATCACGTGCTCCTACCAGATGTCGGCCATCTTCCAGAGTATGGTTGGGAAGATGACGCAGAGCCTGCAGAGGCAAGACAAGGCCGCCATTCCTTTTAAGAGCAAAGAGTCGCCCAGCGGTGCCGCCAAGCTGGGTGTGCTGCTCAG GCGGACCATGCGGAACCTGTCCAGAGACCGTATGGGGGTCATCATGCGTCTGTCCCAGAATCTGATCTATGGCCTCTTTGTGGCCTTCTTCGTCATGCATCTGGACATGGACGTCGCTAAGGGGGCCGTGCAGGACCGCATCGGCATCATCTACCAGAGCGTCGGAGCCTCGCCGTACACAGGAATGCTGAACGCCGTCGCTCTCT TTCCTGCCCTGAGAGCCATTGGTGACCAGGAGAGTCAGGATGGCTTGTACAGTAAATGGCAGATGTTCCTGGCTTACATCTTCCACATCCTGCCCTTCAGcatcctcagcatcttcatcttcacCTCCTTCCTCTACTG GTGA